Genomic DNA from Salinibacter pepae:
AGGAGCGCCCGAAACTCCTCCTTCGTGCGTCCAAACCGGGCGGGCAGGTTGGACGAGAAGTAGGCCGTCACCGTCACCGGGTCGTTCAGGGTCTGGGCGATGTCGTGGCTTGCGCCGGCGAGCGTGTAGCGGTTGTTTGCCGTAAGGTCGGCCCGCAGGACGAACTGGTTGGCGGTGTAGGTGAGGGCGGCGAGACTGCCCGCGATGAGCAGGACCTGAAGGAGGGCTTCGCGCCGGTTCGCAAGAAAGCCTGCGAAAGCGTTCGACATGGGTTGACGGATCAACGATTCGCGTTTCGGACTCGAGGCGAAGTTGGGAGGTTAGCTCCAGCGTCGGCTCTTTAGTGACACCGTGGCGGCGAGCAGGCCAAGTACTGCAAGCGTTCCCACGTAGAGCACCGATGCCGCGTCGATCACGCCCCGCGACATCGTTCGGAAGTGCCCCTGCAGGTCGAGAAACGACGCGACATTGGCCGGCGCATCGGGGAGAATAGAGGCCATTTGTCCAAAGAGGAGGTGCAGAAAGACGGCGATGAAGAGGCTCAGGAGGAAGGCCACAATCTGGTTGCCGGTCAGGCTCGACGCAAAGAGCCCGATGCTCACGTAGACTGCGCTCACGAGGAGGAGGCCCAGGTACCCGCTGATGGTGGCGCCGTGGTCGATGGGGCCGAGTTGTGCCACGGTGACGTAGTACGGGAGCGTAAAGGCGAGGGCGATGGCGACGAGGCTCCACGCCGCGAGCCACTTGCCAGTGACAATTTCGAGGTCGTCGACCGGCTTGGTGGCCAGCAGCTCAAGGGTCCCGCTTCGCTTCTCCTCGGCGATCATGCCCATGGTGACGGCGGGAATGAAGAAGAAGAGGGTCCAGAAGGCGACTTGAAAAAATGTATCGAGCGAGGCCTCGCCCACGAAGAAGACATCCCCCTGGCCAAAGAGCCACGTGAAGGTGCCACTCAGGCCGAGGAAGACGACGAGCAGGATGTAGGCGGTGAGGGAGTCGAAGAACGCGTTGACCTCGCGCTTGCAGATCGTCCAGACGGCGTGCATGGTCGCGGGGGAGTGACGAGTGGTGCGTGATCGGTGCGATGAAGAGAGGCGTCGGCGATGGTTTTGAGCCTCCTCACGAGTCACGAGTCACGAGTTACGAGTCATGATTCAGACCGCTCATCGTCCGCTGAGGCGATCCCCGCTGGAGCGTCCGGGGTCTTCGTGAGGTCACGGAAGAGGTCTTCGAGGCTCGACTCGATGGGCGTCAGCTCCGTGAGGGTCCATCCGCGGTCGGCACAGAGGCGGAAGACATCGGCGGCGGGCTCCGCGTCGCCCGCGGTGGCGAGCTCGTACGAGCCGTTCGTGCGTTGAACCGAGGCGACGCCCTCCATCTCCCGAAAGGCGCGACCGACGTCGGCGTCGCCGGGGGCGTCCACGGAAACCCGGAGGCGCGTTCCGCCCATGAATTGTTTCCGGAGCTTCTCGGTGGGTCCGTCGGCCACGACGCGCCCCTGGTCGATGATGAGAATGCGGTCACAGGTCATCTCCACCTCCTTCAGGATGTGAGAACTGAGCATGACGGTTTTCTCCATGCCGATCTCCTTGATCAATTCGCGGATCTCGACGATTTGATTCGGGTCGAGCCCGGTCGTCGGTTCGTCGAGAATGAGGACCGGCGGGTCGTGGAGAAGGGCCTGGGCGAGGCCAATTCGCTGTTGGAAGCCCTTGGACAACTCGCCAATTCGCTTGTGGCGTTCGCGGCCCAACCCACACACATCCATCATCTTCTGAATCCGGGACGTGACCTTTGCCTGAGGGACCGACTGCAGCTCAGCGGCGTGGCGCAGGTAGTCAATCACCGGCATGTCGGTGTACAAGGGCGTGTCCTCGGGGAGGTACCCGATGCGGCGCCGCACCTCTTCCGGGTGCTCGTGGATGTCATAGCCGTCGAGCGTCGCGGTGCCGGCCGTCGGATCCAGGTAGCAGGTCAGGATCCGCATTGTCGTCGTCTTGCCGGCCCCGTTGGGGCCGAGAACCCCGAGCACCTCGCCGGTGCTCATGTCAAAACTCACGTCGTCGACGGCCTTTTGGGTGCCGTAGACCTTGCCCAGGTTCGACGCGGTGATGCCCATCAGAAAAGGAAGCGTTGGCTGAAACGGAGGGTGGATACGGAATGATGTGGGCGCCTGGAGCGCCATCGGTATGCAACGAGGAGCAGGAGGCCGATATTGTCCGCCAGCTCGGTGCTGTTGTGAAAGTCGTCCAAAGAACGAGGGTCCGGGCCCGGTGCGCAGGGCTTCACGTTGTCCGGAGGCGTCCGTACGTTAGAACGACCACCACCGTGCTTCCGTCGACTGATCTGCCTGATGCGTATGGCCCCCGTCGTTGCGCTCCCGGACTGGAGCCGTGCCGTTGTGAAGGTGGGCAGCGCGCTCGTTGCGCCCGACGATCGGGGCTGCAGCACGACGCACCTGTTGCCCATTGCGCGCTTTGTAATTCAGAGCCGTCGGCAGGGCAAGGAGGTGATTCTGGTCTCCTCCGGCGCCGTGGCCGCCGGGCTCGCCGAGCAGGGCCGGGGCGGGCCGGGCACGGGCCTCTCCATCCCGGAGCGGCAGGCCCTCGCCGCGCTCGGCCAGCCGCTGCTGATGGCCCATTGGCGCCGCCTCTTCGACGTGCCCTGTGCGCAGGTCCTGCTCACCTACGACGACCTGCAGCGCCGGGCCCGCTTCGTGAACGCGAAGAACACGATCGCCGAGCTGCTCGACCGCGACACGCTGCCGATCGTGAATGAAAACGACACCGTCGCCACCGAGGAGTTGCGGGTGGGCGACAACGACAACCTCGCCGCCTACGTGGCGGTGCTGGCCGAGGCGGATTTGCTCGTGATCTGCTCGGACGTAGACGGCCTCTACACCGCCGATCCGCACGACACCCCGGACGCGGAGCGCCTGCCGGCGGTGGACGACATCACCGACGAGATCTACGACATGGTCGGGCCCTCCCACCGCAAGGTGGCCACCGGCGGCATGCAGACGAAGGTGGAGGCGGCAGAAAAAGCGACGGACCGCGGGATCGATACCGTTCTGGTCAACGGAACCAAAGGCGGCCACCTCGACGCGCTGGGGCGCGGTGAGATGCCGGGCACGCTCTTTCGGCAGGCCGAGCAGCCGCTTCCCGCGCGCAAGCACTGGATGCTCCACGCGCTTCCCTCAGCGGGCCGCCTGACGGTCGACGCCGGGGCGGCCGACGCCCTGCGACACGAGGGCGCTTCGTTGCTGCCGTCGGGCATTGTGGCGGTGAAGGGCCGCTTTGCCCGGGGCGACGCCGTGGAGATTGCGGTCGAGAAAGAGGGGACCTGGACCCGCGTGGCGAAGGGCATCACGCAGTACGGGGCCGCCGACCTGAAGCGCATCCAGGGGCGACAGAGCCACGCCATCGCCGAGGTCCTCGACGAGGCGCCCGCCGACCACGTGGTGCACCGCGACGATCTGGTGGTGGAGGCGTGAGGCGGATTGTGGACTGTGGCCCCCCTGTCCGTCCACGCCGTACGAACGACGGCAACACCGGTCGGAGCACCGGCGGGCGCTCTGTGTATAGCAGCTTGCTTTTTCGGCATGAACAAACAAATAAATTCAGTCGCGCCCATGTCCGACACGACCTCCGAAGCGCTCTCCGTCGACGCTCTCGCCGCGGCCTGCAAGGCCGCCGCCCGCGAGCTGAGCACGCTTTCGACCGAAACGAAGAACCGCACGCTGCGCCGCATGGCCGACGCGCTGGAGGCGGACGAGGAGGCCATCCTGGCCGCCAACGGCAAGGACGTGAGCGCTGCGCGTGAGGAGGGGCTCGACGACGCCCTGATCGACCGGCTTGTCCTGAATCCCGACCGGATCACCAAGATGGCCGACGCGCTGCGTGACGTGGCGTCCTTCGCCGATCCCGTGGGCGAAATGGGGGGCACCACCCGACGGCCCAGTGGCATCGAGGTGGGGACGATGCGCATCCCGCTGGGGGTGATCGGCATGATCTACGAGGCCCGTCCCAACGTCACGGCCGACGCCGCCGGGCTCTGTTTCAAGGCGGGCAACGCGGTCCTGCTGCGGGGCGGCTCCAACGCATTCCACTCGAACCAGGCCGTCGCGGCGGCGCTGCACACGGCCCTGGAGGCGGAGGGCGTCCCCCCCGCGGCCGTCACGCTCATCCCCACCACCGACCGGGCGGCGGTGCGGGAGATGCTGACGCTCAACCAGCACCTCGACCTCGTCATTCCCCGCGGCGGGGAGGGCCTGATCCGCTTCGTGGACGAGACGAGCCAGATTCCCGTCATCAAGCACTACAAGGGCGTCTGCCACCTCTACGTCGACGAAGACGCGGACCTGGAGGTCGCCGAGGATCTCCTGCTCGACGGCAAGGTCTCGCGCCCCAGCGTCTGCAACGCGCTCGAAACGCTGCTCGTGCACGCGGACGTGGCGGACGACTTTCTGCCCCGCGCCCGGGCGCTCCTCGACGACGCGGGCGTGGAGCTCCGTGGGGACGACCGGACCCGACAGCTGCTCCCGGGCGTGGGGGCGGCCACCGGGGACGACTACGCCGCCGAGTACCTCGACCTGACCCTCGCGGCCCGGGTGGTCGAAAGCGCCGACGAGGCGCTGGACCACATCGCCGAGTACGGCTCCAACCACACGGAGGTCATCGCGACCGACCGGCTGCCGACGGCCCGCCGCTTCGTCCGCTCGGTCGACGCGTCGGTCGTGCTCGTAAACGCCTCCTCACGCTTCTCGGACGGGGGCGAGCTGGGGCTGGGCGCCGAGATCGGCATCTCGACCACCAAGCTGCACGCCTACGGCCCGATGGGCCTGGAGGCGCTGACCACCGAGAAGTTTGTGGTGTACGGGGACGGGGAGACCCGCCACCCGGTAGAGAAGTAGTCCATGTCTGTGGCCGGAGGCGTGGGGGAGGATTGCTCAGGCTAGGTAGGTCACAACGCCGACAGTGACGAGGCCGGAGCCAATAACGAACAGGACCACGCTGGCCAGATAGGCACAGGGGGGCAGGAGGCGAGCCCGCCAACGGGTTCCGAAGAACGCCTCGGCGCCGTGGACGTGGAGACCGACCTGCAAAAAAATAGGCAGAACGCCGATGAAGGCGGGGGCTCCCCAGAAGAGTAGTGGGCCGAGCATTCCGAGGAACAGGGTGGCCTGGGCCGTAACGTAGAGCTCAAACACGAGGATCTCGGCGACGGTCCGTTTCGGAAATGCCCATCGAAGGAGCAGGCCCGCAGCGGCACAGGTAAAGAGCCCGACGTACGTCTGTACCTGTTGGAAAAACTGGAAGATGCCCGCCGCAAGATCCTGAGCAGAAGACCAGCCGAGCGACCGGAGCGGGGATCCGGGTCGAAAGATCTCGTCGGAACTCGCGCCCAGCGATTGCCACATCACCTCGTACGCCTCGGCCTGGTTCTGCACCCACGCCTCCTGAAAAACCGAAAAGACGAGAAACGTGGCCGTGGCAGTCAACAGGAAGTAGCCGAGGGGATTGACGAACTCCCTCCGTTCCCCGTCCACGTACCGACGGGCCACGCGGCCCGGATTGCGCGCGGCGCGACGGAGCGTCTGCCCGACGCCCCGTTCCAAATCCTCCAGGTCCAGGGCCGATTCGAGGAAGCGCCGCACCAGGTAGAGCACCCGGAGCGTGGGGACGTGCCGTTGCCCGCACTGGTGGCAGTACTCGCCCACGAGGGGGGCGCCGCAATTCTGACAGGGGACTCCTTGACCCGACGAGCCATCATCGGGCTGGGCCTCCGGGGCGTCGGACATCGAGCAGAGAGAAAATCATGCAAGAGAAAACCTCCCGGTTGCATTTGTGCGCCCGGCGCGTCGTTCCGTCTGGCTCAGATGGCAACAGGGGCGGATGGCCGGTGCACGAAGACGTTGTGCCTCGGGGCGCCGAGGCATAGGTTAAGGCCGACCGTTTCCCAGTCCCCACGGGCCCTCTTCCGGGTCGGTCGAGGCCTTCATCCCCTACCTTTATCTTCCCGACGACTCTTCGGCGCGATGACGTCCCTGACCCGCCGCACGGCGTACTACCTACTGGTGCTCGCAGCCGCCACCGTGGGACTGACGGGCGCGTACAGCCTGGGCATGAGCGTATGGGAGGGACGGCCGCGGCCGTGGTACCAGGCCCTGGAGGTGGTGGTGCAGACGTTCACGACGACCGGATACGGCGAGGACGCGCCGTGGAGCAGTCCCCAGATGAACATGCTGGTGGTTGTGATTCAACTCGCGGGCATCGGATTCATTCTGAGTGCCGTGGACGTGTTCGTGGTGCCCTGGCTCCGCGAGGCGCTCCGGCCCACGGCCCCGAAGGGCCTCCCTGACCGGTCCGGTCACGTCATTGTGTGCGGCTACACGCCCCGGGTGGAGGTCTTCATCGACGAGATGAGTGAGCGGGGAGAGGAGTACGTGCTCATTGAGCCCGACGCGGAGCAGGCCGCGTCGCTCTACGAGCGGGACTACGAGGTCATGGAAGGGGACCCGACGTCGACTGCCGCTCTGGAGCGGGCCTCCGTCGGGGCGGCAAAGGCCCTGGTGGCTGACGTGGCCGACGACGAAAATGCCAGCATTGTGCTTGCGGCCCGTGAGGCCAGTCCGGACCGCCGCATCATCACGTTGGCCGAGGACGCCTCGGCAACCCGATACCACCGGGCGGCGGGGGCGGACGTGGCGCTTTCGCCCCGGCAGGTGCTCGGGCGGAGCCTCGCCGCGCAGGTGCCCGTGGCCGCGGCGGCCAACGTGGAGGAGCAGGCGACGGCGGGAACTGAGGTTGACTTTGCGGAGCTCATCGTGACCCGGCACGGCCCGTCTCCCAATCAGTCACTCCGCGCCCTTCGGCTTTCGGAGCGGTTCGGGGTGCGCGTCATTGGGGCCTGGCTCGATGGCACCTTCGAGACGTCCGTGGACGCCGACACGCCCCTCGAGGCGGGCACGCGCCTGTTTCTCGCCGGCACGCCCGACCAACTGGATGCCCTTCGCAGTGAGATGGCCCCGTACGTGCGGGCCTTCACGCCACAGTCCATCATCCTCGCCGGACACGGGGACTCGGGGCAGGCCGCGCGGGACTCCCTTCGGGCGGCACGTGCCGACGTGACGGTGCTCGACCTCGAAGACGGGGCGGAGGTGGACGTGGCGGGGGACGTTCGCGACCCCGATGCGCTCCGGGCCTGCGGAATCGAGGACGCGTCGGCCCTCATCATCGCCGTGGACGACGACAGCGTCGCCACGTTCGCGACGCTCATCGCGCGCGACCTGAACCCGGAGCTGCAAATCCTCGTCCGGGCCCATGACGAGACGGCCGTTCAGAACCTCTACCGGGCCGGCGCGGACTTCGTGCAGGCCCTGCCGACGGTCTGTGGGCGGATGCTGGCCGCCACGGCATTTGAAGACGAGGACCACCGGTCCCGCGATCGACACATCAACGTGGTCCGCCTCTCGGCCTCCCCATTGGCCGGAGAACCGTTGAGGGAGGTCGAGCCGGACGCACAGACCAACTACACAGTGCTTGCGGTGTACCGGGAGGGCGACTTTCTCACCGATCCCGACGACGCCCTCGTTGCCTTCGAGGCGGACGACGAGGTGCTCGTCGCCGGAACCGAGGACGGGATCCGGCAATTTCGGGCGCGGCTTGAGGACAGGCAGTCGGCGTAGTGCCGGCCCGTCCGCCACGCGCCCTACGGGTGCTTGGGATCCGCCGGGGGCCCTGGGCGGATCCACTCGTGTCGGTGGAGCCGCTGCCAGGCCGCCGCAATCTGTTCCGGCGCGAAGCGCTCCGCCTTGCGGCGGCTCCAGTCCTGCACGGCCCGCACGACCGCCTCGGGACGGCGCCGGGCCTGCGCGTCGTGCCGCGCGAGCCAGCCGACCGTAGCGAGCAGTTCGAGCGTGTCGGGCGTGTCGTAATCTTCGGTGAGGGCCCGCACCCGGCCCAGGCGCTCACTAGCGGTTGGGTGGTCCGAAAGGGTGTCCCGCGCCGCACCGACCGCGGGCGGGCGAAGGCGAAACGAGGCGCCCTGGTGCGACGGGTCGTACCCCGCAATAAAAGCCCCCTCAATCCGGCGCAGCACGGCCGTGAGGCCCGCGGCGCGGAGCCCGTACGTGCCCGGCTCGAACGTAAGGCGCAGGTCCTCGCCCGTCCCCTGCAGCAGGAAGGCAAGATTGTGCGCCGCGTGTGGACTGACGGTGTCGCCCGGCGTGGCGTAGGCGTCGAGGACGGAGAGAAGGAGGGCACGTCCCCGGGTCATGGCGGGGCGATCGTCTGCGTCGGGGCCGCCGCCCTCTGCGTGCGCCGACCGGGGGGCGTAAACGAGCGCCCGGACGCCATCGAGCGACGTGAGCGGAGTGGTAAGCAGCGGGCGCACCGTCGGCCAGTCGAGCCCGCCCCCGCCGCAGCCCAGCGCGGGCACGGCGAGCGACGAAATGTCGTGAGCAGTAACTTCGTCGACGAGGGCCGCCATGCCCGCCTCGATGTGCGTGGCGGACGAGGCATCGCGCCAGTGGTCCTTCGTGGCCACGTTTAGGACGTAGCGGGGATGCTGGGCGTCCCCGAAGAGCCCCCCGCGGTCGTGGACGAGCACGTCGCCCGGCGCCAGGGCCCCGGCGTCGCAGGCCGCCTCGTACTGCTCGTAGTTGTCGGGAAACCGTGTCTTGAACTGGCGACACAGCCCGCGCTTCATGAGGCCGGCGCAGTGGACCGGGGTCACGAGCGCCGCCACGTCCGCGTCGAACAGATCCCCGTGTACAATTTCGACCATGGACCGCCTCTATCGCAGTGGGCGCAACCGACAAAGAGAAAGGGCCGCGAGACGGTCTCGCGGCCCTTCTGCTGAATGTGTTCGAACGTCCCGTTCCCACGAAATACGCGCGGGGACAGGGCCCTGAGCGACATCGCTACGCGGTCTTGAGGGCCGACGTCAACTCCTCCTCTTCGTCCGCCTCGTAGGCGTCGGTCGGGGGACAGGCGCAGTAGAGGTTCCGGTCGCCGTAGGCGTCGTTCACGCGCCGCACGGTGGGCCAGAACTTGCGCTCGCGCACCGCCTCCACCGGATAGGCCGCCGTCTCGCGGCTGTACGCGTGGTCCCACTCGTCGGCGGTGGCCATCTCGGCGGTGTGGGGGGCCTGCTTGAGCGTGCTCTCCTCCGCCTCCAGCGTCCCGTTCTCGACGGCCTCGATCTCGCTGCGGATGGCGGCGAATGCGTCCACCAGGCGGTCGAGCTCCGCCTTCGACTCGCTCTCCGTGGGCTCCACCATGAGCGTGCCGACCACCGGCCAGCTCATCGTGGGGGCGTGGAAGCCGTAGTCCATAAGCCGCTTCGCCACGTCCTGCTCGTTGATGTCGAGCTCGGAGCGG
This window encodes:
- a CDS encoding ABC transporter permease, translated to MHAVWTICKREVNAFFDSLTAYILLVVFLGLSGTFTWLFGQGDVFFVGEASLDTFFQVAFWTLFFFIPAVTMGMIAEEKRSGTLELLATKPVDDLEIVTGKWLAAWSLVAIALAFTLPYYVTVAQLGPIDHGATISGYLGLLLVSAVYVSIGLFASSLTGNQIVAFLLSLFIAVFLHLLFGQMASILPDAPANVASFLDLQGHFRTMSRGVIDAASVLYVGTLAVLGLLAATVSLKSRRWS
- a CDS encoding ATP-binding cassette domain-containing protein, with the translated sequence MGITASNLGKVYGTQKAVDDVSFDMSTGEVLGVLGPNGAGKTTTMRILTCYLDPTAGTATLDGYDIHEHPEEVRRRIGYLPEDTPLYTDMPVIDYLRHAAELQSVPQAKVTSRIQKMMDVCGLGRERHKRIGELSKGFQQRIGLAQALLHDPPVLILDEPTTGLDPNQIVEIRELIKEIGMEKTVMLSSHILKEVEMTCDRILIIDQGRVVADGPTEKLRKQFMGGTRLRVSVDAPGDADVGRAFREMEGVASVQRTNGSYELATAGDAEPAADVFRLCADRGWTLTELTPIESSLEDLFRDLTKTPDAPAGIASADDERSES
- the proB gene encoding glutamate 5-kinase, which encodes MAPVVALPDWSRAVVKVGSALVAPDDRGCSTTHLLPIARFVIQSRRQGKEVILVSSGAVAAGLAEQGRGGPGTGLSIPERQALAALGQPLLMAHWRRLFDVPCAQVLLTYDDLQRRARFVNAKNTIAELLDRDTLPIVNENDTVATEELRVGDNDNLAAYVAVLAEADLLVICSDVDGLYTADPHDTPDAERLPAVDDITDEIYDMVGPSHRKVATGGMQTKVEAAEKATDRGIDTVLVNGTKGGHLDALGRGEMPGTLFRQAEQPLPARKHWMLHALPSAGRLTVDAGAADALRHEGASLLPSGIVAVKGRFARGDAVEIAVEKEGTWTRVAKGITQYGAADLKRIQGRQSHAIAEVLDEAPADHVVHRDDLVVEA
- a CDS encoding glutamate-5-semialdehyde dehydrogenase, which codes for MSDTTSEALSVDALAAACKAAARELSTLSTETKNRTLRRMADALEADEEAILAANGKDVSAAREEGLDDALIDRLVLNPDRITKMADALRDVASFADPVGEMGGTTRRPSGIEVGTMRIPLGVIGMIYEARPNVTADAAGLCFKAGNAVLLRGGSNAFHSNQAVAAALHTALEAEGVPPAAVTLIPTTDRAAVREMLTLNQHLDLVIPRGGEGLIRFVDETSQIPVIKHYKGVCHLYVDEDADLEVAEDLLLDGKVSRPSVCNALETLLVHADVADDFLPRARALLDDAGVELRGDDRTRQLLPGVGAATGDDYAAEYLDLTLAARVVESADEALDHIAEYGSNHTEVIATDRLPTARRFVRSVDASVVLVNASSRFSDGGELGLGAEIGISTTKLHAYGPMGLEALTTEKFVVYGDGETRHPVEK
- a CDS encoding DUF3667 domain-containing protein translates to MSDAPEAQPDDGSSGQGVPCQNCGAPLVGEYCHQCGQRHVPTLRVLYLVRRFLESALDLEDLERGVGQTLRRAARNPGRVARRYVDGERREFVNPLGYFLLTATATFLVFSVFQEAWVQNQAEAYEVMWQSLGASSDEIFRPGSPLRSLGWSSAQDLAAGIFQFFQQVQTYVGLFTCAAAGLLLRWAFPKRTVAEILVFELYVTAQATLFLGMLGPLLFWGAPAFIGVLPIFLQVGLHVHGAEAFFGTRWRARLLPPCAYLASVVLFVIGSGLVTVGVVTYLA
- a CDS encoding potassium channel family protein — encoded protein: MTSLTRRTAYYLLVLAAATVGLTGAYSLGMSVWEGRPRPWYQALEVVVQTFTTTGYGEDAPWSSPQMNMLVVVIQLAGIGFILSAVDVFVVPWLREALRPTAPKGLPDRSGHVIVCGYTPRVEVFIDEMSERGEEYVLIEPDAEQAASLYERDYEVMEGDPTSTAALERASVGAAKALVADVADDENASIVLAAREASPDRRIITLAEDASATRYHRAAGADVALSPRQVLGRSLAAQVPVAAAANVEEQATAGTEVDFAELIVTRHGPSPNQSLRALRLSERFGVRVIGAWLDGTFETSVDADTPLEAGTRLFLAGTPDQLDALRSEMAPYVRAFTPQSIILAGHGDSGQAARDSLRAARADVTVLDLEDGAEVDVAGDVRDPDALRACGIEDASALIIAVDDDSVATFATLIARDLNPELQILVRAHDETAVQNLYRAGADFVQALPTVCGRMLAATAFEDEDHRSRDRHINVVRLSASPLAGEPLREVEPDAQTNYTVLAVYREGDFLTDPDDALVAFEADDEVLVAGTEDGIRQFRARLEDRQSA
- the darG gene encoding type II toxin-antitoxin system antitoxin DNA ADP-ribosyl glycohydrolase DarG, yielding MVEIVHGDLFDADVAALVTPVHCAGLMKRGLCRQFKTRFPDNYEQYEAACDAGALAPGDVLVHDRGGLFGDAQHPRYVLNVATKDHWRDASSATHIEAGMAALVDEVTAHDISSLAVPALGCGGGGLDWPTVRPLLTTPLTSLDGVRALVYAPRSAHAEGGGPDADDRPAMTRGRALLLSVLDAYATPGDTVSPHAAHNLAFLLQGTGEDLRLTFEPGTYGLRAAGLTAVLRRIEGAFIAGYDPSHQGASFRLRPPAVGAARDTLSDHPTASERLGRVRALTEDYDTPDTLELLATVGWLARHDAQARRRPEAVVRAVQDWSRRKAERFAPEQIAAAWQRLHRHEWIRPGPPADPKHP